GTATCAGACCAACGAGCCAAATCGTAACGCGATTCCTTGTTTTCATGGGAATACCTCCTGAAGAATGAAATTGACCAATAGCGGTGTCGTTGTCTGAGTCGACTCTTGTGCCTATCCGAAGCAGGTTCTGGCTTCGGAAACTCAGCTGGCAGTTGCTTGAAAAGTCCAGTCCGGGACATTTCCAAGCGACACCGGGGCCCTCAGTAGAATGACAATGTGGCCGTTGAATACATTTCACGTCAAAAGGGTAAGTATCTGAAGACAAGAAGGTTCAAATAAAATCAAAACAGCTATTTTGCAGATCTCAACCAGGGTCCAAAAAAAAGCTGTGGTATTGGTATCGTTTATTTTTATCCGGCAGTCAAAAGAGAAACCTTTGACCTCGATGGGGGATAACCGCATGCCGAATGCTGCTTTGAGTGAGCTATTGGGGTGGCATAACTTTCAGCAATTCAACCGTATAGACCAGAGTCTGATCCGCGAGCGGTCCGCGTTTGCCATAGCCGAGGCTGGGGGGAATATAGAGCTCCCATGTGCTCCCTTCGGTCATCAACTGCAGCCCTTCTGCTAATCCCGGGATCAGCTGGTTGATTGCAAGGGTGGCGGGTGTCCCTTTGCGGTAGGTGGAATCGAAAACCTGGCCGTTGACGGTGGCCGCTTCATAATTCAGCTGGACACTGTCGGCGCTCTGCGGCTGCGCTCCGCTCCCTGCCGCAATAATGCGATATTGCAAGCCGCTGGGAAGCACGGTCACTCCTTGCTCCCGGGCATTGGCGGACAGAAAACTCTGGCCGGCTTTTTTTGCCAGATCTTCTCTCTGCGCAGCGCTTTCAATGAGGTATTTGCGGGGATCACTCAGGATGGTCCGCATT
The Pelobacter seleniigenes DSM 18267 DNA segment above includes these coding regions:
- a CDS encoding FKBP-type peptidyl-prolyl cis-trans isomerase, which codes for MKKNLLCFMLFILLFPASFGHTEDPPELTGLNAVSYAAGFRLGDMFVKQRIPLIPEMVMRGLEDARKTDIPLLPKGEMRTILSDPRKYLIESAAQREDLAKKAGQSFLSANAREQGVTVLPSGLQYRIIAAGSGAQPQSADSVQLNYEAATVNGQVFDSTYRKGTPATLAINQLIPGLAEGLQLMTEGSTWELYIPPSLGYGKRGPLADQTLVYTVELLKVMPPQ